One Artemia franciscana chromosome 7, ASM3288406v1, whole genome shotgun sequence DNA segment encodes these proteins:
- the LOC136029373 gene encoding large ribosomal subunit protein mL37-like, which translates to MINQLILTADRLSTKVDPRLSARILRKCPKISVPVELHGKKIYFFVTPSAMLLSDKSISPYASSQLMENLNTLSLPDIYPMHPTVNINPSNIYPTTPLSYAGELEAQRKSHIHFMLMSSDVDCFKQEENPEIIESALLANTFAAAVAQARYLYGDDVRELPEPVTMNVGMFHVTDWIFGSYQLNTIDLENSSSKNVFWLHRPKSLYKKADYVDGIPVLQEFSPDFLKYFVALYTSAC; encoded by the exons ATGATCAATCAGCTGATTTTAACTGCTGATCGTTTGTCCACGAAAGTAGATCCAAGACTAAGTGCTCGAATTCTaagaaaatgtccgaagatatctGTTCCAGTAGAactccatggaaaaaaaatatatttttttg ttACTCCATCTGCGATGCTTCTCTCGGATAAGTCCATAAGTCCTTACGCAAGTTCTCAACTAATGGAAAATTTAAATACCTTGTCCCTTCCTGATATTTACCCAATGCACCCTACTGTCAATATCAACCCTAGTAATATCTACCCAACTACCCCATTGAGTT ATGCTGGTGAACTGGAAGCACAAAGAAAATCACACATTCACTTTATGCTAATGTCGTCAGATGTCGATTGTTTCAAACAGGAAGAAAACCCGGAAATAATAGAATCTGCTCTACTGGCCAATACATTCGCTGCTGCTGTAGCTCAAGCCAGATATTTATATGGA GACGATGTAAGAGAGCTTCCAGAACCAGTAACCATGAATGTTGGAATGTTTCATGTCACTGATTGGATATTTGGGTCTTATCAACTAAACACAATTGATCTTGAAAATTCTTCGTCCAAGAATGTATTTTGGTTACATAGGCCAAAATCTTTGTATAAAAAAGCAGATTATGTAGATGGGATACCTGTGCTGCAAGAATTTAGTCCagatttcttaaaatattttgttgcctTGTACACTTCAGCGTGCTAA